One window of the Methanocaldococcus vulcanius M7 genome contains the following:
- the dcd gene encoding dCTP deaminase, protein MILSDKDILEYIELGKLVIEPFNEKFVGPCSYDVTLGGEFIIYRDEVYDLSKELNYEEIKIKHSILVCPLNFQLCDDKIDYFKERYGVDHVVKGGILGTTNEYIELPNDISAQYQGRSSLGRVFLTSHQTAGWIDAGFKGKITLEIAAFDKPVILYKDQRIGQLIFSKLLSPANVGYSERKSSKYKYQKTVVPSLIHNDFKD, encoded by the coding sequence ATGATTCTTAGTGATAAAGATATATTGGAATATATAGAATTAGGAAAACTTGTTATAGAACCTTTTAATGAAAAATTTGTTGGGCCGTGTAGTTATGATGTTACGTTGGGAGGAGAATTTATTATTTATAGGGATGAGGTTTACGATTTATCAAAGGAACTAAATTATGAAGAAATAAAAATAAAACATTCTATTTTGGTCTGTCCTCTAAATTTTCAGTTATGCGATGATAAGATCGATTATTTTAAAGAGAGATATGGTGTTGATCATGTAGTAAAAGGAGGAATTTTAGGAACTACAAATGAATATATAGAACTACCAAATGATATTTCTGCACAGTATCAGGGAAGGAGTAGTTTAGGAAGAGTTTTTTTAACATCCCATCAAACCGCTGGATGGATCGATGCAGGATTTAAAGGGAAAATAACATTAGAAATTGCTGCATTTGACAAACCAGTTATTTTATATAAAGATCAGCGAATTGGGCAGTTAATTTTTAGTAAGTTATTGTCTCCTGCAAATGTTGGTTATTCTGAAAGAAAGTCCTCAAAATATAAGTATCAAAAAACAGTTGTTCCATCTTTGATCCATAACGATTTTAAAGATTAA
- the fwdC gene encoding tungsten-dependent formylmethanofuran dehydrogenase subunit FwdC, translating into MKELILTLQKDIIVPVEMDKVIPNVIENLSLEEIKNLELVQGRKRVKVGDLFDVELNEIEGEPRVVIKNSNNKLKYVGSKMTKGEVIVEGDVGMYVGAEMKGGKIIVNGNADSWAGQNMKGGELLIKGSARDYVGSAYRGDWRGMSGGKIIVEGNAGNEIGEFMRKGLIHIKGNVGIMAGIHQNGGIIIIDGDVDVRVGGEMKAGAIVVYGKVDEVLPSFKYEGIVENPVIKLSKKDEGTPIEGTFYKFIGDYVHNKPKGQLYISVENNPHLI; encoded by the coding sequence ATGAAAGAGTTGATATTGACTCTCCAAAAAGATATAATCGTTCCTGTGGAGATGGACAAAGTTATACCAAATGTTATAGAAAATTTAAGTTTGGAGGAAATAAAAAACTTAGAGTTAGTTCAAGGAAGAAAGAGAGTTAAAGTTGGAGATCTTTTTGATGTGGAGTTGAATGAGATAGAGGGAGAGCCAAGAGTTGTGATTAAAAACTCCAACAATAAATTAAAGTATGTAGGTTCAAAGATGACAAAAGGGGAAGTTATAGTTGAAGGAGATGTAGGAATGTATGTTGGAGCTGAGATGAAGGGAGGTAAAATAATCGTCAATGGAAATGCAGATAGTTGGGCCGGGCAAAATATGAAAGGGGGAGAACTCTTAATAAAAGGAAGTGCCAGAGATTATGTCGGATCTGCATACAGAGGGGACTGGAGGGGAATGAGTGGTGGAAAGATCATAGTTGAAGGAAATGCTGGAAACGAGATTGGAGAGTTTATGAGAAAAGGACTCATTCATATAAAGGGGAATGTTGGAATAATGGCTGGAATTCACCAAAATGGTGGAATAATTATTATTGATGGAGACGTTGACGTGAGAGTTGGAGGAGAAATGAAGGCAGGAGCAATCGTTGTTTATGGAAAAGTTGATGAGGTCTTACCATCATTTAAATATGAGGGAATAGTTGAAAATCCAGTTATAAAGTTAAGTAAAAAAGATGAAGGAACCCCAATTGAGGGAACGTTCTATAAATTTATTGGAGATTACGTCCATAACAAGCCAAAAGGGCAACTCTACATCTCTGTAGAAAACAATCCTCACTTGATCTAA
- the infB gene encoding intein-containing translation initiation factor aIF-2 has protein sequence MAKKKNKTKKDEKSQNLRCPIVCVLGHVDHGKCLIPSESVLTEFGKIAIKDLFDKGTTIVKKDENTEVKELNIKVFGVGKEGLSQITATHVWRLKHCGKMIKVLLNNNLEITTTPEHPFLTNLGWLPAEELRIGLKVAIPDVNNKEIKIEENKDLIVGKLLLGIDEDEIPDLKNLKFVEIKNIEKINYDGYVYDLTTTTHNFIANGILVHNTTLLDKIRQTRVAKREAGGITQHIGASEIPIEVINQLCGDLLKTLKADLKIPGLLVIDTPGHEAFTSLRKRGGSLADIAILVVDINEGFKPQTVEAVNILKQCKTPFVVAANKIDLIPGWNSKNVPFILNFNEKSQHPNALTEFEIRLYENIIKPLNELGFEADLYSRVQDVTKTVCIIPVSAITGEGIPDLLMMVAGLAQKFLEERLKLNVDGYAKGTILEVKEEKGLGTTIDAIIYDGIARRGDYLVVGLPNDVLITKVKALLKPKPLDEMRDPRDKFKPVNEIVAAAGVKIAAPDLDKVIAGCPIRIVPKEKIEEAKEEVVKEVEEAKIEVDDEGILIKADTLGSLEALANELRKAGVKIKKAEVGDITKKDVIEVASYKQTNPLNGAIVAFNVKILPEAQKEIEKYGIKVFSNNILYKLVEDFTEWIKKEEEKMKYEEFEKLIKPAIVKILPECIFRQKDPAICGVEVQYGTLKVGYPLMREDGMLLGYVKEIKDKGENVKEAKAGKAVSISIDGKVVLKRHVDEGDYMYVAVPESHVRELYHKYMDKLRPDEKEALLTYMELMQKLTNNIFWGR, from the coding sequence ATGGCTAAAAAGAAAAATAAAACAAAAAAAGATGAAAAATCTCAAAATCTTAGATGTCCAATTGTTTGTGTGCTGGGACATGTAGATCATGGAAAGTGTTTAATACCAAGTGAAAGTGTGTTAACTGAATTTGGAAAAATAGCAATAAAAGATCTCTTTGATAAAGGAACAACAATAGTTAAAAAAGATGAGAATACTGAGGTAAAAGAACTAAATATTAAAGTTTTTGGAGTAGGAAAAGAGGGATTATCTCAAATAACCGCAACCCATGTGTGGAGATTGAAACATTGCGGAAAAATGATAAAAGTGTTATTAAATAACAATCTTGAGATAACAACAACTCCTGAACATCCTTTCCTGACAAACTTAGGATGGTTGCCTGCTGAGGAATTAAGAATCGGATTAAAAGTTGCAATACCCGATGTTAATAATAAAGAAATAAAAATAGAAGAGAATAAAGATTTAATAGTTGGGAAGTTATTACTTGGAATAGACGAGGATGAAATTCCAGATCTTAAAAATCTGAAATTTGTGGAGATTAAGAATATTGAAAAGATAAACTATGACGGTTATGTATACGATCTAACTACAACTACTCATAATTTTATCGCAAATGGCATTTTAGTCCATAACACCACACTGCTCGACAAGATAAGACAGACAAGAGTTGCAAAAAGAGAAGCAGGAGGGATAACCCAACATATTGGAGCGAGTGAGATTCCAATAGAAGTTATAAACCAACTTTGTGGAGATCTGCTAAAAACGTTAAAGGCAGATTTAAAAATCCCAGGACTTTTGGTTATAGATACTCCCGGGCATGAAGCATTCACCTCATTAAGAAAAAGAGGAGGATCTCTGGCAGATATTGCGATATTGGTTGTAGATATTAACGAGGGCTTTAAACCGCAAACAGTTGAGGCAGTTAATATATTAAAACAATGTAAAACACCGTTTGTCGTTGCAGCAAATAAAATCGACTTAATTCCTGGATGGAACTCTAAAAATGTTCCATTTATCCTAAACTTTAATGAAAAAAGCCAGCATCCAAATGCATTAACAGAATTTGAAATAAGATTGTATGAAAATATAATAAAACCATTAAATGAGCTTGGATTTGAAGCGGATCTCTATTCAAGAGTTCAAGACGTAACAAAAACCGTTTGTATAATTCCTGTTTCGGCAATTACTGGAGAGGGTATTCCTGATTTACTTATGATGGTTGCGGGTTTGGCTCAGAAATTTTTAGAGGAGAGGTTAAAACTTAATGTTGATGGTTATGCAAAAGGAACGATATTAGAAGTTAAAGAAGAAAAAGGTCTTGGAACGACAATTGATGCGATAATATATGACGGTATTGCAAGAAGAGGGGACTATTTAGTTGTAGGATTACCAAACGATGTTCTTATCACAAAGGTAAAAGCACTGCTAAAACCAAAACCGTTAGACGAAATGAGAGATCCAAGAGATAAATTTAAACCAGTGAATGAAATTGTCGCAGCTGCTGGAGTTAAGATAGCCGCTCCTGACTTAGATAAAGTTATTGCGGGCTGTCCAATAAGGATCGTGCCAAAAGAAAAGATAGAGGAAGCAAAAGAAGAGGTTGTAAAAGAAGTTGAAGAGGCAAAGATAGAGGTTGATGATGAAGGAATCCTAATAAAGGCAGATACTCTCGGATCTTTGGAAGCGTTGGCTAATGAGTTAAGAAAGGCAGGGGTTAAAATTAAGAAAGCAGAGGTTGGGGATATAACTAAAAAAGACGTGATTGAGGTTGCATCATACAAGCAAACAAATCCTTTAAATGGTGCAATAGTTGCATTCAACGTGAAAATACTGCCAGAGGCACAGAAAGAGATAGAAAAATATGGAATAAAGGTATTTTCAAACAATATACTATATAAGTTAGTTGAGGACTTTACAGAGTGGATTAAGAAAGAAGAGGAGAAGATGAAATATGAGGAATTTGAAAAATTAATTAAACCAGCGATTGTGAAAATCCTTCCAGAATGTATATTTAGGCAGAAAGATCCTGCAATCTGCGGAGTTGAAGTTCAATATGGGACTTTAAAAGTTGGCTACCCCCTAATGAGGGAGGATGGAATGCTGCTCGGGTATGTTAAAGAAATAAAAGATAAAGGAGAGAATGTAAAGGAAGCAAAAGCAGGAAAGGCAGTTTCTATCTCCATAGATGGAAAGGTTGTGTTAAAGAGGCATGTTGATGAAGGTGACTATATGTATGTGGCAGTTCCAGAGAGTCATGTTAGAGAACTCTATCACAAATACATGGATAAGTTGAGACCTGATGAAAAAGAGGCGTTGTTAACATATATGGAGTTAATGCAAAAATTAACAAATAATATCTTCTGGGGACGATAA
- the yjjX gene encoding inosine/xanthosine triphosphatase: MDLNGKKCEICGKDAKIFLFGKFLCDDEDCFKKAKSLSMARHKSRIVSVGSKNPVKLEAVREGFERVLGTVEVVGVDVESGVSSHPIGLEETYLGAYNRAKNAFETIQCTYSVGIEAGMVKIGNHWVDVHVCVVYDGVRDTVGISQGFEYPKIVYENVLKGVEGGIIAEKISKIKDIGKNIGLIGYLTDANITRKDLCRESVIMALIPRMGKNLPLY, translated from the coding sequence ATGGATTTAAATGGAAAAAAATGCGAGATTTGTGGAAAAGATGCTAAAATTTTCTTATTCGGAAAATTTCTATGTGATGATGAGGATTGTTTTAAAAAAGCAAAAAGTTTAAGCATGGCTCGTCATAAATCAAGGATCGTAAGTGTTGGTTCTAAAAATCCAGTTAAGTTGGAAGCAGTTCGAGAGGGATTCGAAAGAGTGTTAGGGACTGTTGAAGTTGTAGGTGTGGATGTTGAGAGTGGTGTCTCATCTCATCCCATCGGCTTGGAGGAGACGTATTTGGGAGCATACAATAGAGCCAAAAATGCTTTTGAAACTATTCAATGCACATATTCTGTTGGTATAGAGGCAGGAATGGTAAAGATAGGTAATCATTGGGTTGATGTTCACGTTTGTGTAGTTTATGATGGAGTTAGAGATACAGTTGGGATCTCCCAAGGTTTTGAATATCCAAAGATCGTATATGAAAATGTGCTAAAAGGAGTAGAAGGAGGAATAATTGCTGAGAAAATATCTAAAATCAAAGATATTGGAAAAAATATTGGGTTAATTGGATATTTAACAGATGCAAACATAACAAGAAAAGATCTTTGTAGGGAAAGTGTAATTATGGCTTTAATTCCCAGGATGGGGAAAAATCTACCATTATATTAA
- the mptN gene encoding tetrahydromethanopterin:alpha-L-glutamate ligase translates to MKFGIITTERDEVVNDLIRCCENLKIDYKIISPSSIVAGFGVDFKLKYYKSFLDELNCYFVRNLGWESFFRFDVLEYLNKFVPVINPPEGLNRASNKFLTSMLLELHNIPQPRTIATENINEAVMWVDKFEDAVLKPIFGCRGEGIVRLKKEMSIAVKLKTLTEFKEKYGVFYIQEFIEPIGKDHRDIRAFVVDDEVVGAMYRIGGENWKNNVSQGGKIEVCEITEEIEKIALKAKNALGLFYAGVDIIESEDGLKVLEVNSTPSWIGLSKVCETNIAEKLVEKIIQKI, encoded by the coding sequence ATGAAGTTTGGAATAATAACAACAGAGAGGGATGAAGTGGTTAACGATCTAATAAGATGCTGTGAAAATTTAAAGATCGACTATAAAATTATAAGTCCTTCAAGTATAGTGGCAGGTTTTGGTGTGGATTTTAAATTAAAATACTATAAATCATTCTTAGATGAGTTAAACTGCTATTTTGTAAGAAACCTTGGATGGGAAAGTTTCTTCAGATTTGATGTTTTAGAATACTTAAATAAATTTGTTCCAGTGATAAATCCTCCTGAGGGATTAAATAGGGCTTCAAATAAATTTTTAACATCTATGCTTCTTGAACTGCATAATATTCCTCAACCAAGAACAATAGCCACTGAAAATATAAACGAAGCAGTTATGTGGGTAGATAAATTCGAAGATGCGGTTTTAAAGCCAATATTTGGATGCAGGGGGGAGGGTATTGTAAGATTAAAAAAAGAAATGTCAATAGCTGTTAAATTAAAGACCTTAACTGAGTTTAAGGAAAAATACGGGGTTTTTTACATACAAGAGTTTATAGAACCGATTGGAAAAGATCATAGAGATATTAGAGCTTTTGTTGTAGATGATGAAGTTGTAGGGGCGATGTATCGAATAGGAGGAGAAAATTGGAAAAATAATGTTTCTCAGGGAGGAAAGATTGAGGTCTGTGAAATAACCGAGGAAATTGAAAAGATTGCTTTAAAAGCGAAAAATGCTCTTGGATTGTTCTATGCGGGTGTTGATATAATTGAATCAGAGGACGGTTTGAAGGTTCTTGAAGTGAACTCTACACCTTCGTGGATTGGTCTATCTAAGGTCTGTGAGACAAATATTGCTGAAAAATTAGTGGAAAAGATTATCCAAAAGATTTGA
- a CDS encoding S24/S26 family peptidase, with the protein MVLFLIWSHVNVVVSNSMYPLMERGDLVVVENAGFEFNPNDVKVGDIVVYKAHWPSYQYLLNDIYYRFNLNPYKTLCIFNEGSVKDISVKFLGDLKAKTGTYKLLEIFAPKSPTTPVIHRVIDEVNYNNEKYFIIKGDNNPIHDPELVSVNQIKQRVVVIDGHPLVIPYIGYISLWLKEYWYLVILLFVIYYLYYYLKGGRE; encoded by the coding sequence GTGGTTTTGTTTTTAATATGGAGCCACGTTAATGTTGTAGTGTCCAACAGTATGTATCCTCTAATGGAAAGAGGAGATCTTGTTGTAGTTGAGAATGCAGGTTTTGAGTTTAACCCAAATGACGTTAAAGTTGGAGACATTGTTGTGTATAAAGCTCACTGGCCAAGTTATCAATATCTTTTAAATGATATATACTATCGATTCAATTTAAACCCTTACAAAACACTATGTATATTTAATGAAGGCAGTGTTAAAGACATCTCAGTAAAGTTTTTAGGAGATCTAAAAGCAAAAACAGGAACATACAAACTTTTAGAAATATTCGCACCCAAAAGTCCAACAACTCCTGTAATTCACAGAGTTATTGATGAAGTAAATTATAATAACGAAAAATACTTTATAATAAAAGGAGATAATAACCCAATACATGATCCAGAACTTGTTTCTGTAAATCAGATAAAACAGAGAGTTGTGGTGATCGATGGCCATCCATTAGTTATTCCATATATTGGCTATATATCCCTATGGTTAAAAGAATATTGGTATTTAGTGATATTACTATTCGTAATATACTACCTCTACTATTATTTAAAAGGAGGGAGAGAATGA
- a CDS encoding heavy metal-binding domain-containing protein, with protein sequence MITSTTDTLDGFKIVEYLGVIIGYGDDPEDALEDLIDIAKNMGANAVIGIRISNELTAEISNENYSVPELTYYAYGTAVIVKRY encoded by the coding sequence ATGATAACATCTACAACAGATACATTAGATGGATTTAAAATAGTCGAGTATTTAGGGGTTATTATTGGCTATGGAGACGATCCAGAGGATGCATTAGAAGATTTAATTGATATTGCCAAAAATATGGGTGCAAACGCTGTTATTGGAATAAGAATATCGAATGAATTAACTGCTGAGATCTCAAATGAAAATTATTCCGTTCCGGAGTTGACATATTATGCATATGGAACGGCAGTTATCGTTAAAAGGTATTAA